A single window of Watersipora subatra chromosome 9, tzWatSuba1.1, whole genome shotgun sequence DNA harbors:
- the LOC137404854 gene encoding uncharacterized protein: protein MYVLVVIVILTALVHPSEAEVNLVYQQETRQSGEYSEAFPASNAVNGNTSDFSYTAAGQQANWWMVNLGSKYSIGSITLYNRLEPYGEYQNNGGVRIQPSDPSLSSDDWTRVSYQEDAYPQVQTHNFTPPIEGQHVAIFNIHPEGLALAEVEIREYCYSRGKLSFQYPPSEDANNAADGDLSKYSSTRNHTNGWWKVDLGRQILFREVKIFVRDGQCYEEACSSHLRQVYFLTNPTNTDFSPNNENIDDWNICSYSETSLGDEYIRSCDTGIAYPLTRQFSIFSTAETQIELRQVEVYGHGEFVIRHSHAVFPC from the exons ATGTATGTCTTGGTAGTTATAGTAATACTGACAGCTTTGGTTCACCCTTCAGAAG CTGAAGTCAATTTAGTCTATCAACAAGAGACCAGGCAGAGTGGCGAGTATTCCGAAGCATTTCCAGCTAGCAATGCAGTCAATGGGAACACAAGTGACTTCTCCTATACAGCAGCCGGACAGCAAGCAAACTGGTGGATGGTGAATTTAGGCTCTAAATACAGCATCGGCAGTATAACCCTGTATAACAGGCTAGAGCCATACGGTGAGTACCAGAATAATGGTGGTGTGAG AATCCAACCCTCAGACCCCTCTCTATCATCTGATGACTGGACTAGAGTCAGCTACCAGGAGGATGCCTATCCTCAGGTTCAGACTCATAACTTTACCCCTCCAATAGAAGGACAGCATGTTGCTATATTTAACATTCATCCAGAGGGTCTGGCTCTTGCTGAGGTTGAGATAAGAG AGTACTGCTATTCTAGAGGGAAGTTGTCTTTTCAATATCCCCCTTCCGAGGATGCAAATAATGCAGCGGACGGTGATCTTAGTAAATACTCTTCAACGAGGAATCATACAAATGGCTGGTGGAAAGTTGATTTGGGAAGACAAATCCTATTTAGAGAAGTAAAGATCTTTGTTCGAGACGGTCAATGCTATGAGGAAGCCTGCT CAAGTCATCTGAGACAAGTATACTTCTTAACCAATCCTACGAACACTGATTTCTCTCCCAATAATGAAAATATTGATGACTGGAATATCTGCTCATACAGTGAGACATCACTGGGAGATGAGTATATCAGGTCATGTGACACCGGTATTGCATATCCTCTCACTAGACAGTTTAGTATCTTCAGTACTGCGGAGACTCAAATAGAGCTGAGACAGGTAGAGGTCTATGGACATGGTGAGTTTGTCATAAGGCATTCTCATGCTGTCTTCCCATGTTAG